Genomic window (Trichlorobacter lovleyi):
TCGAGTACGATCCAGCTTTTGTTCGTAGCGGGATTGAGGTATCCCCTCTGGAGATGCCTCTGTCTGGTGGTGTGTACTCGTTTCCGGCGTTGTCCCGTGATAGTTTTCACGGCCTCCCGGGCCTGCTCGCTGATTCACTCCCTGACAAGTATGGCAATGCGCTGATTGATGAATGGCTCGCTTTGCAGGGACGCTTGCCTGGTTCCATGAATGCGGTGGAGCGTTTGTGCTATACGGGTAGCCGTGGCATGGGTGCTTTGGAGTATCTGCCGGCAACTGGTCCTAACCGATCAAAATCAGCAACACCAGTCGATATTGATCGCCTAGTCCAACTTGCCTCAGAAGTGCTTAACAGGCGAGGAGAATTGCAGGCATCATTTTGCAATGATGATCTAACAGAATCGGCTTTGCTTGATATTTTGCGGGTCGGAACCTCAGCAGGGGGCGCTCGCGCGAAGGCGATTATTGCGTTTAACCCAGAAACAAAAGAGGTCCGTTCTGGACAGGTTAAAGCACCGATTGGATTCGAATACTGGCTTATCAAGTTCGACGGGGTATCGGGCAACAAGGACAAGGAAAAGGTCAGCGACCCCCAAGGATTTGGCAAGATAGAGTATGCCTACTACCTGATGGCAAAAGACTGCCATATTGATATGTCTGAGTGTGAGTTGCTGCACGAAAATGGCCGCAGCCACTTTATGACAAAACGCTTTGATCGGTTGCCAAATGGAAGCAAGCTTCACATGCAGTCCCTGGCAGCCCTTGCCCATTATGATTTCAATGTGGCTGGAGTGAACAGCTACGAGCAGGCGATGATGGTGTGCCGGCGAATCGGGGCGCCTGTCGGCTCGATCGAACAGATGTTCCGGCGGATGGCGTTCAATATTGTGGCTCGCAACCAGGATGATCATGTCAAAAACATAGCCTTCCTTATGGACAAGAAGGGCAGCTGGGCGCTGTCTCCTGCCTTCGATATGGCCTACAGCTATAATCCTACCGGCGATTGGACTGATAAGCACCAGATGTCAATGAACGGTAAGCGCGATGGATTCGCACCTGACGATTTCAAGGAGTGCTCAAGGGTGGCAGGCCTCAAGCAAGGGCAGGGCTTGTCTATACTCCGGGAGGTCCAGTCTGTAGTTCTGAATTGGCCGGATTATGCTGGCAGAGCAGGTATTGACGAAAAGACTGCCGAGAGTATCGCTGCTGCGCATCGCCTGAGCCTCTGAAAGAAAGGACAGAAATGTCAGACTATTACAACGACTATATAGCAGGCGTTAAAGACAGACTAATCCAGCTAGGAGACATTAAAATCTCCGACCTTCGGCTAACCGTACGCACTTTGAACTGCCTCAAAAACATGGACATCATCATGCTGAGCCAGCTCACCCAGAGAACTGAAAGTGAACTGCTGGCCGGACGACATCTGGGAAGAAAAAGCCTCTTTGAAATAAAGGATCTTTTGCGGGATATTGGCCTCACATTGGCCAGTGCATCCATCCGGGAGGGGAGTCAAGGCCAGCCGGTCATGTCGCCTTTTGAAATTAACGTGAGAATACAGTACCTGTTGCAAGAAAAGGCGAGGATAGATTCCGAAATAGCACGACTGCAGGAGTTGGCCAAAGTGCCAACACATATCCATGTCCAGACGGCTGAAGAAGAGGCAGAGCAGGAGCAGAAGGATGCTCGTGAGAGAGAACGTCTGTCAGGTGGCAACCCGCATTTGGCAAAGATCATCCAGCTCGCAGGCCTCACCGAGAGAGAAGCGATTGTGTTGCGCGAACGGGCAACCAAGACCACATTCAAGGCCATAGGAGAGATGCTTGGGCTTTCTCTCCACCGGGCCAGAGATATCGAGGGCCAGGCACTCCGGAAGTTACGGCACCCGACACGGAGGATGAGACTCCAGGATGAGATTCATGCGGTGGGGCTTTGTGGCAAAGTTGGTGGCTTGGACTGCTGTCCGCAGGGGAAAACGTCTGGCCCCTACGCATAGGGGTGAAAAGGTGGCAATCCACATTGCGTGGAGATCTATGCTCGACTAATCCCTGCACACAGGGAGCAAAACAAAAAAGGCGACACCTCCGAAGAGGGTCGCCTTATTTCTTCCGCATTGCGCGGGATAATTTGATGCAAGTGGGAACAGCTGGGTGTGCTATTGATGGCGGGTCCTCTTCTTGGCTATGTGGTCGACGATCAGTATTCCGATCACTACGACAGCCAAAATGCCGGCCAATAAATTGATAGCGTCCATGCGTTCCTCCTTTCTATGTGATTATCTTTGATAATGAGAATGCCTGTCAAGGCTAATCGTCATCATCCTCAGGCTGTTTGTTTCCTCCAGTCGGTTCAGTGATTTTACCACTTACATACATACCGAGCAGAAAGAATACAGCAGCAAGGCCCCCACTGGTGGTCAGCGTTGAAAGCTGGGTGGTGGGGACGAAGATCTGGTTAAGGACTGAGCCAGCCAGGATCAATTCAGATACCTTATAAAGGAATTTAGAGAGATCCTTGTACTGCTGTTGGCTGAGTCCGGGGACGGGTTTGAGTCGTGACCGTTTCATGGTCTTATTCCTCCGATAGGCTCCCCTGCATGGGAGCTTGTTTGAACGACTCCCGATTGCAGCGGGTCCACCCATGACCGGGTGATTGGAGGGGATAGGTGAATACGGGATGCAGCTCTCCTGACTGAGTGCATCAGCTTGTTCCCGGTATTAAATTGTCAGGGGGTGTTTGTGTGCAGGGCTACCGGTGCTCGTTATGGGCCTTGATGGCTTCACGGAGCTGGGCGGCAGCTGGGGGGTTATGGTAGTTGCAGGAGTAGGAGGGCTTGCGCTTCAACTCGCCGGTTTCCCAGGGAGTCAAACGATCTGGAAATACCAGCAGGCCTTCCTCGTTGCGGATGCGTCGATCAGGAAGTGACATCTGACACCTCCTTGATTCGCCAGATCGGCGGTTTGACATATCCGTTTTGAATCCTGCGCCCGGTGTCCTCAAAGAGGCCGGATTGCAATGCCGCTACAGCCAGTTCTTCGTTTTCGCACCAGTCTTTTGCGACGAACTCGCCTTTGGCGAGCTGAGCACCTGGTTCGTTTACGGAGAGACAGCCGGCAGGGGACAAGTATCCTTCTTCCTCTTTAACCCAAAGCTGAACTTTGAGTTGGCCACTGGAGAATGTCTTCAGCTCAATGTTGAGTGTTTCTCCGTCAGGGCCTTTGAATGTGTTGTTTTTCAGGTTCATATAGAACCTCCTTGTGTTGTAGTCATCCGGGGAGTGTTACCTCCCCGGGATAGTGTTGTCAGTTGGTAAACAACGCCCAGTCTTGTGACGTGTAAGCTTCTTGGCTCAGGCAGGGCAATAACGGGTGTGGCCCGTCTACCATGTCTTTGAAAAGAACCAGTTTGCCTCCCATCCATTTCCAGCGAGGTCCGTTACTCATGGACGGCTGGCGCTGGATGAACGCTTTACCTTCTGGGTGGTCGTAAGCAAGCGCTTCTACGGCCTGCTGCCATGTCAGTCCGGTTTGCTTTGCCATGGGTTATCCTTTCTGGCCGCAGTGCGGGCAGGTTGAGCCCAGGTGATGATAGTGCCGCTGGCAACAAATGTGCGAGATTTTCAGATAAACAATACCTCTGCCGCATTTGCAGGTTTCGCCAGCATCGGCTTTGGTCTGACGCTTGGTGGATGCACCGCATGCGGGGCAGCACAAGTAAGCCAGACGGCAGGCCGGGCAATCATCGATCGGATAACCGGTTTTTGGGGTGAA
Coding sequences:
- a CDS encoding DNA-directed RNA polymerase subunit alpha C-terminal domain-containing protein is translated as MSDYYNDYIAGVKDRLIQLGDIKISDLRLTVRTLNCLKNMDIIMLSQLTQRTESELLAGRHLGRKSLFEIKDLLRDIGLTLASASIREGSQGQPVMSPFEINVRIQYLLQEKARIDSEIARLQELAKVPTHIHVQTAEEEAEQEQKDARERERLSGGNPHLAKIIQLAGLTEREAIVLRERATKTTFKAIGEMLGLSLHRARDIEGQALRKLRHPTRRMRLQDEIHAVGLCGKVGGLDCCPQGKTSGPYA
- a CDS encoding type II toxin-antitoxin system HipA family toxin, which encodes MSTVAEVKLWGKTIGAVVLEDGRDVALFEYDPAFVRSGIEVSPLEMPLSGGVYSFPALSRDSFHGLPGLLADSLPDKYGNALIDEWLALQGRLPGSMNAVERLCYTGSRGMGALEYLPATGPNRSKSATPVDIDRLVQLASEVLNRRGELQASFCNDDLTESALLDILRVGTSAGGARAKAIIAFNPETKEVRSGQVKAPIGFEYWLIKFDGVSGNKDKEKVSDPQGFGKIEYAYYLMAKDCHIDMSECELLHENGRSHFMTKRFDRLPNGSKLHMQSLAALAHYDFNVAGVNSYEQAMMVCRRIGAPVGSIEQMFRRMAFNIVARNQDDHVKNIAFLMDKKGSWALSPAFDMAYSYNPTGDWTDKHQMSMNGKRDGFAPDDFKECSRVAGLKQGQGLSILREVQSVVLNWPDYAGRAGIDEKTAESIAAAHRLSL